The following coding sequences lie in one Polynucleobacter sp. HIN7 genomic window:
- a CDS encoding peptidylprolyl isomerase codes for MKQFIRLLCFVGLTSYSFLINAQNKSELAFVASVNSTPISQQLFDMALKNAIERGAKDSPELRQAIKEELINRELLVQEAKKEGLEKSPEFITQVDQFEQTLLLQLYIDQHFQKNPITDEQLKTEYERQKKLIGDTGGEVQYRFSQIVTAKESEAMLLMSRLQKGDSFAQLAREFSADAATKKEGGSVGWVNASQMNANVLQTLRLLNKNEFAKKPIQIGSAWVIVRLDDKRAMKIPTLEESKPQLRQAIVQQYLTETVRRLRQNAKIVM; via the coding sequence ATGAAACAATTCATACGCTTGCTTTGCTTTGTGGGCCTTACTAGCTATTCCTTTTTAATAAACGCTCAGAATAAGAGTGAATTAGCCTTTGTTGCTTCTGTTAATAGCACCCCGATTTCACAACAACTCTTTGACATGGCACTTAAAAATGCCATCGAACGGGGTGCTAAAGATTCGCCCGAACTGCGGCAAGCTATTAAGGAGGAGCTCATTAATCGCGAGCTCCTAGTCCAAGAAGCCAAGAAAGAGGGTCTTGAGAAATCCCCTGAATTCATTACACAGGTCGATCAATTTGAGCAAACTCTCTTATTGCAACTCTATATTGATCAACACTTTCAAAAAAATCCCATCACGGACGAGCAATTAAAAACTGAGTATGAGCGCCAAAAGAAATTAATTGGGGATACGGGGGGCGAAGTGCAGTACCGCTTTAGCCAGATTGTGACTGCTAAAGAGAGCGAAGCGATGCTACTCATGAGTCGCTTACAAAAGGGCGATTCCTTTGCCCAGTTGGCGCGCGAGTTCTCAGCCGATGCAGCCACAAAAAAAGAGGGGGGTAGTGTGGGGTGGGTTAATGCTTCGCAGATGAATGCGAATGTTTTACAAACTCTGCGCCTTCTCAATAAAAACGAGTTTGCCAAAAAGCCCATTCAGATTGGGAGCGCCTGGGTGATTGTGCGCTTGGATGATAAGCGTGCCATGAAGATCCCGACCCTTGAAGAATCCAAACCCCAATTGCGTCAAGCGATTGTGCAGCAGTATTTGACGGAGACCGTGCGGCGCTTGCGTCAAAACGCCAAAATTGTGATGTAA
- a CDS encoding aldo/keto reductase, translating to MSFQFQCRLGLGTWQMGESARSEAQEITAIASAIEMGYQLIDTAEMYGSGQAETLIGKALQRVGKSTRDHLQIVSKVLPSNASTKGTITACERSIRRMGCDYLDCYLLHWQGSYSYEATLEGFIKLQERGLIRSYGISNFDAPDVNDWLVAERNVGSPYKTVCNQAYYALNARGIEYDLIPFLQEKGMALMAYSPLGAGALMHHPQLSVLAKEAGLTPAQVALAWVLRQPNAVAIPKTVHSERLKENLYAANLVLDDALLKALDQIFAPPIQKKPLMVI from the coding sequence ATGAGTTTTCAGTTTCAGTGTCGCCTTGGACTGGGCACCTGGCAAATGGGGGAGAGCGCTCGCTCTGAAGCCCAAGAAATCACTGCGATTGCGTCCGCCATTGAAATGGGCTATCAACTCATTGATACTGCCGAGATGTATGGCTCTGGTCAAGCTGAAACCTTAATTGGTAAAGCATTACAACGCGTTGGTAAAAGTACGCGTGACCATCTCCAAATTGTCAGTAAAGTATTACCCAGTAACGCGAGCACCAAAGGAACCATCACGGCTTGTGAGCGCTCAATTAGGCGGATGGGGTGTGACTATCTGGATTGCTATCTCTTGCATTGGCAAGGCTCTTATTCGTATGAGGCGACACTCGAGGGATTCATCAAACTTCAAGAGCGAGGCCTGATTCGTAGTTATGGCATCAGTAATTTTGATGCGCCTGATGTAAACGATTGGCTCGTAGCTGAACGTAATGTGGGCAGTCCCTACAAAACGGTATGCAATCAAGCCTATTACGCCTTGAATGCCCGTGGCATTGAATACGATTTGATTCCATTTCTGCAAGAGAAGGGTATGGCATTAATGGCATATTCCCCGCTGGGCGCTGGTGCTCTGATGCACCATCCCCAACTTAGCGTACTAGCTAAAGAGGCTGGCTTGACCCCAGCGCAAGTGGCTCTCGCTTGGGTCTTGCGCCAACCCAACGCAGTGGCGATTCCGAAAACGGTTCATTCCGAGCGCCTTAAAGAAAATCTATATGCTGCTAATCTGGTGCTGGATGATGCCTTACTCAAGGCGCTTGATCAAATTTTTGCGCCACCCATTCAGAAAAAACCGCTAATGGTAATTTAA